A genome region from Cervus elaphus chromosome 18, mCerEla1.1, whole genome shotgun sequence includes the following:
- the TAS2R41 gene encoding LOW QUALITY PROTEIN: taste receptor type 2 member 41 (The sequence of the model RefSeq protein was modified relative to this genomic sequence to represent the inferred CDS: inserted 3 bases in 3 codons; deleted 2 bases in 1 codon), whose product MEETGGQGPRPGVVTGGRAKTQPAFTALFTLLFVLLCFLGLLANGFIVLVLSREWVRRGRLPPSDLILFSLGLXRFCLQWVGMGNNFYCFLHLVDYCSGPARQFFGLPWDFLNSVTSWLXSWLSVLFCMKIADFTRPSFLWLKWRFPALVPWLLLGSLLTSFIVTLLFFGGNRALYKGSFTRKPFGNMTHQWSRILEMYYFLPLKLITLSIPGSVFLVSIALLIDSLRRRAWRMQHSAHSLQDPSGQAHXRALKSLVSFLVLYTLSFMSLIIDAAGFCSSENDWYWPWQILIYSCTSIHPFILILGSLRLRGVFGQLILLARSFWVAEVV is encoded by the exons ATGGAGGAGACAGGAGGCCAGGGGCCAAGGCCCGGGGTGGTGACCGGAGGACGGGCCAAGACGCAGCCAGCATTCACAGCCCTCTTCACGCTGCTCTTTGTCCTGCTGTGTTTCCTGGGCCTCCTGGCCAATGGCTTCATTGTGCTGGTGCTGAGCAGAGAATGGGTGCGACGTGGGAGGCTGCCCCCCTCTGACCTGATCCTCTTCAGCTTGGGAC TCCGCTTCTGCCTGCAGTGGGTTGGAATGGGGAATAACTTCTACTGTTTCCTGCATCTGGTCGACTACTGCAGCGGTCCCGCCCGGCAGTTCTTCGGTCTACCCTGGGACTTCCTCAACTCCGTCACCTCCTGGT GCTCCTGGCTCAGCGTCCTCTTCTGCATGAAGATTGCTGACTTCACCCGCCCCTCCTTCCTCTGGCTAAAGTGGAGGTTCCCCGCGTTGGTGCCCTGGCTTCTGCTGGGCTCTCTCCTCACCTCCTTCATTGTCACCCTACTGTTTTTTGGGGGGAACCGTGCTTTGTATAAAGGGTCCTTCACTAGAAAACCTTTCGGGAACATGACC CATCAGTGGAGCAGGATTCTGGAAATGTACTATTTCCTGCCCCTGAAACTGATCACTCTTTCAATTCCTGGCTCTGTTTTTCTGGTCTCGATTGCTCTGTTGATTGACTCTCTGAGGAGACGCGCATGGAGGATGCAGCACAGTGCTCACAGCCTGCAGGATCCCAGCGGCCAGGCTC ACAGAGCTCTGAAGTCACTAGTCTCCTTCCTTGTTCTTTATACTCTGTCTTTCATGTCCCTGATCATCGATGCTGCAGGGTTCTGCTCCTCAGAGAATGACTGGTACTGGCCATGGCAAATTTTAATCTACTCGTGCACATCCATCCACCCCTTTATCCTCATCCTCGGCAGCCTCAGGCTTCGGGGGGTGTTCGGGCAGCTGATTTTGTTGGCCAGGAGCTTCTGGGTGGCCGAGGTGGTGTGA